In Uranotaenia lowii strain MFRU-FL chromosome 2, ASM2978415v1, whole genome shotgun sequence, one genomic interval encodes:
- the LOC129741775 gene encoding uncharacterized protein LOC129741775: MPIGADAIKSKARLLKRNSILTSFTVICRFVENYEEVNDAAEVSSRLERLEKLWDDFHDTQTEIEINDESTETADQHFKARVEFETQFYKNGSELHKLVDTFERTVKVLKQLGEPTEQWDTLLIHLLTHRLDKKTHRDWEEFCADKDDETTDMLISFLHRKVNVLQAVIEAGNDDVTITKKPQKTVRVGSHGAFQQPPTYKCIACPETHPLFRCPAFGQLAAEDRELLLRKHALCCNCFRKNHIAAECKSTGRCRACGERHHTLVCLKKPSTGPSRGIAESSSYRPRPPPNHNSSQATVAVSSEPVSLPAVSHTDTRVLLATAVVLLVTENGVEIPVRALLDSGSECHFATERLRQLLNLRRERVNLPILGIGQTNTHVRSKIRAKLRSRICNFEAAIEMLVLPKVTMDLPGVSLSPNNWNIPPSIQLADPSFHDSNPVDLIIGAEIFFHVFAVPGQISLGEGLPLLINSRLGWVVSGRATKSTTTSPRLCSVARVQNLEKTIARFWEIEEGGFENRYSVEEAECERHYLQHVSRQADGRYLVKLPTKPDVLAKLGDSKTAAVRRMHQIERRFSNDPVLAAEYRKFMDEYESLGHMVQVNDDIDPNVPNYYLPHHPVVKSSSSTTKVRVVFDASNKTPGGPSLNDALLVGPTVQSDLRSIVMRSRTHPIILICDVEKMYRQISVAAEDLPLQRIVWRKFSDQPLRTYQLTTVTYGTAAAPFLATRTLKQLALDEGSEFPLAAQAVEVDCYVDDLITGAKTTVVARELITQLIALLERGKMNLRKFASNNQSILKNIPPENLAVLPTIDFDRDDTIKTLGLVWDYKADCFLFKIPTYTTQEKPLTKRSVLSRIAQLYDPLGLVGPVITSAKCFMQELWCLESESGKPWGWDDPLPQQVQERWVNYEKQLPNLNQLKIERFVLINHPKSVQIHCFSDASEVAYGCCLYIRSENSKGKVKISLLSSRSRVAPLRKKSIPRLELCGALLSSELHAKVESSLKLSAQTFFWTDSSIVLQWLNASPGTWHTFVANRVAKVQQLTKNCRWNHVSGVENPADLISRGISPAAIIENELWWKGPRWLAQPESSWPINIPIEISDDTSLERKVTVATAALQPESDEFLDRYLSHFSEFHTMLRCTAIVRRFLRHLRCRKASVDSGPLSCTEIRSAELRIVSLVQKQIFPSEFTNLTSDKPVHRSSPLLWLKPFIRPSESVIRVGGRLQHSCEPDDAKHQLILPSKHRFTQLLLESFHLRLLHAGPQLLLNVVRLRYWPLGGRNFARKIVHRCVTCVKAKPNFIQQPMGDLPKARVTESKPFTSSGVDFFGPVWIKPAHRKAAPVKAYVAVFICFVTRAIHLELVADLSTAKFIQALRRFISRRGNCRDIFSDNGTNFVGARNELKELNRWKADKTHNDLIAKECVHNGIEWHFIPPRAPHFGGLWESAVKSCKHHLIRVLGTSALAYDDIVTLLCQIEACVNSRPILPLKDDPLDLEPLTPGHFLVGCSLKEIPEEDYTNIPQNRLKMWQLIQQLKQRFWARWHTEYLNHLQMRTRWNKAPTKLRVGQLVVLREDNVAQMNWPTGRITELHPGPDGAVRVVSLRTVSGVCKRAVNRIALLPVTDNIDEQQNDQPQVTESTPEISSRAEMGFQGVGE, translated from the exons ATGCCAATTGGAGCTGACGCAATTAAATCCAAGGCTCGGCTGCTGAAGCGCAACAGCATCCTGACGTCATTCACCGTGATCTGCCGTTTTGTGGAAAATTACGAGGAGGTAAACGATGCTGCGGAAGTGTCTTCACGGCTAGAAAGACTAGAGAAATTGTGGGACGACTTCCATGATACCCAGACGGAAATAGAAATCAACGACGAATCGACCGAAACAGCAGATCAACACTTTAAGGCTAGGGTAGAATTTGAAACGCAGTTCTACAAG AATGGCTCTGAGTTGCACAAATTGGTCGATACTTTTGAGCGAACAGTTAAGGTACTCAAGCAGTTGGGCGAGCCTACGGAGCAATGGGATACTCTGCTGATCCATCTATTAACTCACCGATTGGACAAGAAAACACACCGTGACTGGGAGGAGTTTTGTGCCGATAAGGACGATGAAACTACCGACATGCTGATATCGTTCTTGCATCGAAAGGTCAATGTCCTGCAAGCAGTTATTGAAGCTGGGAATGATGACGTCACCATCACCAAGAAGCCGCAGAAGACGGTTCGAGTTGGAAGTCATGGAGCCTTTCAACAGCCGCCAACCTACAAATGCATAGCCTGCCCAGAAACTCATCCATTGTTCAGATGCCCAGCCTTTGGACAATTAGCAGCTGAAGACCGAGAGCTGCTTTTGAGGAAGCATGCCCTCTGTTGTAATTGTTTCCGGAAAAACCACATCGCAGCCGAATGCAAGTCTACTGGAAGGTGTAGAGCTTGCGGAGAACGACATCACACTCTGGTTTGCCTCAAAAAACCCAGTACTGGACCATCAAGAGGAATTGCCGAGTCCAGCTCATACCGCCCGAGGCCACCACCGAACCACAACTCATCGCAGGCAACCGTTGCTGTTAGCTCCGAGCCAGTAAGCCTACCAGCAGTTTCGCACACCGATACGAGAGTTCTTCTTGCCACAGCCGTCGTTCTTTTAGTCACCGAAAATGGGGTAGAGATACCGGTCCGTGCCCTGCTAGATTCCGGGAGCGAGTGCCACTTCGCGACGGAGCGCCTTCGTCAACTACTGAACCTCCGAAGAGAACGAGTGAATCTTCCAATTTTGGGTATTGGTCAAACCAACACTCACGTCCGATCCAAAATAAGAGCCAAACTGAGATCCCGCATCTGCAACTTCGAGGCTGCCATCGAGATGTTAGTACTGCCGAAAGTCACCATGGATTTGCCAGGAGTTAGCCTTTCGCCGAACAATTGGAATATTCCACCCAGCATCCAATTAGCCGATCCATCTTTTCATGATTCCAACCCGGTCGATTTAATCATTGGGGCAGAAATTTTCTTCCACGTTTTCGCTGTTCCTGGTCAAATTTCCCTGGGTGAAGGCTTACCTCTCCTCATCAATTCTCGTTTGGGCTGGGTCGTCTCAGGTCGAGCAACGAAATCCACCACCACTTCCCCTCGTCTATGCAGCGTTGCTCGTGTACAAAATCTGGAGAAAACAATAGCGCGATTTTGGGAAATCGAAGAAGGAGGATTCGAAAACCGATATTCCGTGGAAGAAGCCGAATGCGAACGTCATTATCTCCAACACGTTTCTCGCCAAGCCGATGGTCGATACCTAGTTAAGCTGCCGACAAAGCCCGACGTTCTTGCAAAACTAGGTGATTCTAAGACAGCCGCCGTAAGAAGAATGCACCAAATCGAACGAAGGTTTTCCAATGATCCAGTACTAGCCGCCGAATATCGCAAGTTTATGGACGAGTACGAGTCTTTGGGTCATATGGTTCAAGTGAACGACGACATCGATCCAAATGTACCCAACTACTATTTACCCCACCACCCTGTAGTAAAGTCCAGCAGTTCCACGACTAAGGTGAGGGTCGTGTTTGACGCCTCGAACAAAACCCCAGGAGGACCCTCTCTCAACGATGCATTACTCGTCGGACCCACTGTCCAATCTGATCTCCGTTCGATTGTAATGCGCTCCAGAACTCATccgataattttgatttgcgACGTCGAAAAAATGTACCGACAGATTTCCGTCGCCGCCGAAGATTTGCCGCTCCAGCGAATCGTGTGGAGAAAGTTTTCCGATCAGCCCCTTCGCACCTACCAGCTCACCACCGTGACCTACGGCACAGCTGCCGCTCCATTCCTAGCCACACGCACTTTGAAACAATTAGCCTTAGATGAGGGGTCTGAGTTCCCATTAGCTGCCCAGGCAGTTGAAGTCGATTGTTACGTTGACGATTTGATTACCGGTGCTAAAACCACAGTCGTAGCTCGAGAGTTGATAACGCAACTCATAGCCTTGCTGGAAAGGGGTAAAATGAACCTCCGTAAGTTTGCCTCGAACAAtcaatccattttaaaaaatattccccCTGAAAACCTTGCCGTTCTACCAACTATTGATTTTGACCGTGACGACACCATAAAAACTTTGGGGCTTGTTTGGGATTACAAAGCAGATTGTTTTCTTTTCAAGATTCCCACATACACAACACAGGAAAAACCTCTGACGAAACGCAGTGTTCTCTCCCGGATCGCTCAACTGTATGATCCTTTAGGGCTTGTAGGGCCTGTTATCACATCTGCCAAATGTTTTATGCAGGAATTATGGTGTCTCGAAAGCGAATCTGGAAAACCCTGGGGTTGGGATGACCCGTTGCCTCAACAAGTGCAGGAGAGATGGGTCAACTACGAAAAGCAACTACCGAATCTAAACcagctgaaaattgaaagatttgtgCTCAtaaatcatccaaaatctgTCCAAATCCATTGTTTTTCGGATGCATCGGAGGTGGCATATGGGTGCTGCCTGTATATACGGTCAGAGAATTCAAAAGGCAAAGTCAAAATTTCCCTCCTATCATCTAGGTCACGTGTGGCTCCTCTTCGCAAGAAAAGCATTCCCCGCCTCGAGCTCTGTGGAGCACTTCTTTCTTCCGAACTGCATGCAAAGGTCGAATCTTCATTGAAACTGTCAGCACAAACATTCTTTTGGACGGATTCAAGCATCGTATTGCAGTGGTTGAATGCTTCTCCTGGAACCTGGCACACATTCGTCGCAAATCGGGTGGCGAAGGTACAGCAGCTGACAAAGAACTGTCGGTGGAATCACGTTAGTGGAGTGGAGAACCCTGCCGACCTAATTTCGAGAGGCATCTCACCAGCGGCAATAATCGAAAACGAGTTGTGGTGGAAGGGTCCGAGGTGGTTGGCTCAGCCCGAATCGAGTTGGCCGATCAACATCCCAATAGAAATCTCCGATGATACCAGCTTAGAACGCAAAGTAACTGTTGCGACGGCAGCTTTGCAACCCGAATCCGATGAGTTCCTGGATCGATACCTCTCACATTTTTCCGAATTTCACACAATGCTACGTTGCACTGCCATTGTGCGAAGGTTTCTCCGACATCTCAGATGCAGAAAGGCTTCCGTCGATAGTGGACCGTTATCGTGCACCGAAATCAGATCCGCTGAGCTGCGAATTGTTTCTTTGGTTCAGAAACAAATATTCCCTTCcgaatttacaaatttgacctCCGATAAACCTGTCCACCGATCATCACCCCTACTATGGTTGAAGCCCTTTATCCGTCCGAGCGAATCTGTAATTCGCGTGGGTGGACGCTTACAACATTCTTGTGAGCCAGACGATGCAAAACACCAACTTATCCTTCCATCCAAACATCGGTTCACACAGCTTTTATTAGAATCCTTTCACCTACGTCTCCTCCATGCTGGACCACAACTACTTCTCAACGTTGTTCGCCTACGTTATTGGCCTTTAGGCGGACGCAATTTTGCTAGAAAGATTGTGCATCGATGTGTAACCTGTGTCAAAGCTAAACCAAACTTCATCCAGCAACCGATGGGTGATTTACCCAAGGCACGAGTCACGGAATCCAAACCATTTACATCATCTGGAGTAGATTTTTTTGGCCCTGTTTGGATTAAACCTGCACATAGAAAGGCAGCACCTGTGAAAGCGTACGTTGCCGTTTTTATATGTTTCGTCACACGGGCAATCCATCTTGAACTTGTTGCAGACCTTTCAACTGCAAAGTTCATCCAGGCTCTACGCAGATTCATTTCCCGCAGAGGCAATTGTCGGGACATCTTCAGCGATAATGGGACTAATTTCGTTGGGGCTCGCAACGAACTTAAGGAGTTGAACCGATGGAAAGCAGATAAAACCCATAACGATCTCATCGCCAAAGAATGTGTGCACAATGGAATTGAGTGGCACTTTATTCCTCCCCGAGCACCCCACTTTGGCGGCCTGTGGGAGTCCGCCGTTAAGTCCTGCAAACACCACCTCATCCGGGTTCTCGGCACGAGTGCTCTCGCATATGATGATATAGTCACCCTTCTGTGCCAAATTGAAGCTTGTGTAAATAGCCGTCCGATTCTCCCCTTGAAAGATGATCCCTTGGACCTCGAACCCCTTACCCCAGGTCATTTTTTGGTCGGTTGTTCTCTTAAGGAAATCCCAGAGGAAGACTATACCAATATCCCGCAAAACCGACTTAAAATGTGGCAATTAATTCAACAATTGAAGCAACGATTTTGGGCTCGTTGGCACACCGAATATTTGAACCATTTGCAGATGAGGACAAGGTGGAACAAGGCGCCGACGAAATTGCGAGTGGGTCAACTAGTTGTACTTCGAGAGGATAACGTAGCACAAATGAATTGGCCAACCGGCAGAATCACCGAACTCCATCCGGGGCCAGACGGAGCTGTGCGCGTTGTTTCGTTACGAACTGTGAGTGGAGTATGCAAAAGAGCAGTTAATCGGATCGCCTTGCTACCAGTCACCGATAACATCGATGAACAGCAGAATGATCAACCGCAGGTGACTGAGAGTACACCTGAAATTTCTTCACGTGCTGAAATGGGATTTCAGGGGGTGGGAGAATGA